One segment of Theobroma cacao cultivar B97-61/B2 chromosome 9, Criollo_cocoa_genome_V2, whole genome shotgun sequence DNA contains the following:
- the LOC18589412 gene encoding probable inactive purple acid phosphatase 28, translating to MESLTVKWKHSIVYLTFIYAILYLLHTNLRLDNRPIRLKKWPHLPLRFRHDGTFKILQVADMHFGTGVLTSCRDVLPSEFPYCSDLNTTRFLKTLIQLEKPDFIAFTGDNIFGPSTTDAAESLLGAFGPVMESGLPWAAVLGNHDQESTMTREELMSFISLLDCSVSQTNPPSIDIDGFGNYNLGVYGAPGSHLANSSILNLFFLDSGDRETVQGVRTYGWIKESQLHWLRSVSQGLQGQNQEFNYITENLPVATSPALAFFHIPIPEVRQLYYQKIIGQFREGVACSSVNSGVLKTLVSIKDVKAVFLGHDHTNDFCGNLEGIWFCYGGGFGYHGYGRAGLPRRARIILAELRKGDMAWMGVERIKTWKRLDDENLSKIDEQVLWEFQPSR from the exons ATGGAATCTCTAACCGTGAAATGGAAACACTCTATAGTCTATCTCACCTTCATCTACGCCATCCTCTACCTTCTCCACACCAATTTGCGCCTCGACAACCGGCCTATTCGGCTCAAGAAATGGCCCCATCTTCCTCTTAGGTTCCGCCACGACGGCACTTTCAAGATCCTTCAGGTCGCTGATATGCATTTCGGAACCGGAGTCCTCACTAGCTGCAGAGATGTGCTGCCCTCTGAGTTCCCTTACTGTTCCGATCTTAACACCACCCGATTTCTTAAGACCTTGATTCAACTTGAAAAACCAGATTTCATCGCCTTTACCg GAGACAACATATTTGGTCCAAGCACTACTGATGCTGCTGAATCTCTGCTAGGAGCCTTTGGTCCGGTCATGGAATCTGGACTTCCATGGGCAGCTGTCTTAGGAAACCATGACCAAGAATCTACAATGACTCGTGAAGAACTGATGTCTTTCATCTCTCTATTGGATTGTTCTGTCTCACAAACCAATCCACCTTCTATAGATATTGATGGCTTTGGAAATTATAACCTCGGTGTCTATGGTGCTCCAGGTTCCCATTTGGCAAACAGTAGCATCCTCAACCTCTTCTTTCTTGACAGTGGAGACAGGGAGACTGTTCAAGGAGTTCGAACTTATGGATGGATTAAGGAATCTCAACTTCATTGGCTTCGCAGTGTTTCACAGGGACTTCAG GGACAAAATCAGGAGTTCAATTACATAACAGAAAATCTGCCTGTAGCTACGTCACCAGCACTGGCATTTTTCCATATCCCCATTCCAGAGGTCCGGCAGTTATACTACCAAAAGATTATAGGCCAGTTTCGGGAGGGTGTGGCTTGTTCATCGGTGAACTCAGGGGTCTTAAAGACTTTGGTCTCCATCAAAGATGTAAAGGCTGTGTTCTTAGGCCATGATCATACGAATGACTTTTGTGGAAATTTAGAGGGAATATGGTTTTGTTATGGTGGAGGCTTTGGGTACCATGGCTATGGAAGGGCTGGCTTGCCAAGGAGAGCGAGGATCATCTTAGCAGAACTTAGGAAGGGCGATATGGCATGGATGGGAGTGGAGAGGATTAAGACATGGAAGCGTCTTGATGATGAGAATCTGAGCAAGATTGACGAGCAAGTCCTGTGGGAGTTTCAGCCATCTAGATGA